One segment of Macrotis lagotis isolate mMagLag1 chromosome 1, bilby.v1.9.chrom.fasta, whole genome shotgun sequence DNA contains the following:
- the LOC141507539 gene encoding small ribosomal subunit protein eS4-like, whose product MARGPKKHLKRVAAPKHWMLDKLTGVFAPRPSTGPHKLRECLPLIIFLRNRLKYALTGDEVKKICMQRFIKIDGKVRTDITYPAGFMDVISIEKTGEHFRLVYDTKGRFAVYCITAEEAKYKLCKVGKIFVGTKGIPHLVTHDACTIRYPDPLIKVNDTVQIDLEAGKIIDFIKFDTRNLCMVTGGANLGQIGVITNREKHPGSFDVVHVKDANGNSFATRLSNIFVIGKGNKPWISLPRGKYIHLTIAEERDKRLAAKQSSG is encoded by the coding sequence ATGGCTCGTGGTCCCAAGAAACATCTGAAACGTGTAGCAGCTCCAAAGCACTGGATGCTGGATAAGTTAACAGGAGTATTTGCTCCAAGACCATCTACAGGTCCCCACAAGTTGAGAGAATGTCTCCCCCTCATCATCTTCCTCAGAAACAGGCTCAAGTATGCCCTTACTGGAGATGAAGTAAAGAAGATATGCATGCAGCGATTCATCAAGATTGATGGCAAGGTCCGCACTGATATCACATATCCTGCTGGTTTTATGGATGTCATTAGCATTGAGAAGACAGGGGAACATTTCCGTTTGGTATATGACACAAAGGGACGTTTTGCTGTTTATTGTATCACAGCTGAGGAGGCTAAATATAAGTTATGCAAAGTGGGAAAAATCTTTGTGGGTACAAAGGGTATTCCCCATCTGGTGACCCATGATGCCTGTACTATCCGTTATCCAGATCCCCTCATCAAAGTGAATGATACAGTTCAGATTGATTTAGAAGCTGGCAAAATCATTGATTTCATCAAGTTTGATACTAGAAACCTATGTATGGTGACCGGTGGAGCCAATTTGGGTCAAATTGGTGTGATTACAAATAGGGAGAAACATCCTGGCTCTTTTGATGTTGTTCATGTAAAAGATGCCAATGGCAATAGTTTTGCCACTAGGCTTTCAAACATTTTTGTTATTGGCAAAGGTAATAAGCCTTGGATCTCTCTTCCCAGAGGAAAGTATATCCATCTTACAATTGCTgaggagagagataagagatTGGCAGCTAAGCAGAGCAGTGGCTAA